A stretch of DNA from Gottschalkia acidurici 9a:
AATGCTTCAGATATAGTGTCATTATTAGTAGCATTACTACTACATAAAATTGTTTTTTCTATTTCATATTCATCCATTTGCTTAATTAACTCTTCTGTATCTATACTTACTCCAGCCCAGCCACCAAAAACACCTATATGTGAATGTGCATCTATTTTCTTCATAATCTATATCTCCTTTAACTTTTTTATTGTTCCAGATGCTAATAATGTAGATCCCAATATAAATGCTATTACTATACTACTTATTGTCTGCATTGTTACTGTAGGAAAACTTGAAATTGCATAACCCCAACCAGCTAGAGGTATTTTAACAAGCGTATAAGCTGCAACTTGAAAAGCCCCTCCTACAAAAGCACCTATTAGCCAACCATATTTTAGCTTTGGAAATAACCTTTCTGCCATTAAACCCATGATTACACCCATACAAATTTTAATAATAAACGTTGGCAATACCCACTGCATATATCCTCCTAAAAAGTCCGCTAAGGCGCCTCCTATTCCTCCAGCTAAAGCACCTTTTTTCCAACCTAGAATCAGTACAGATATAAAAATCATACAGTCTCCTAAATGAGTATATCCGTTAATTGATGGTATTTTAAAAAGATATGTAGCAATGCATATTAATGAGCTCATTATAGCTATCTTTGTTAAGTTTTTTGTTTTCACATGTATATTCTTCATGCTTTCTCCTTTAGTCTTATTAATAGTTACAATTTCATGATAATTGTATGCATTAAGTATAGCACAATTCATTTAAAAAGTCTATTGTATGCGTCTAGAAATATTTTCGATATATATTTGTTTCTATGTATCGCTACGTTCTTTATTTTAAAGATAGTAAATAAGAGCCCAAAGTTTTCATATGAAACATTACATTAATTTACGCAAATAAAAAAAAGCCAACTTTCATTGGCTTTTTTCATCATTATTTCTTTAATTATTATAAGTTCCATCTGATATTTTACTAGATTTAGACGATAAGTAACTAAAAATATTTTATCATTTTCTCGATTATACTTTTGGTTGAGTTT
This window harbors:
- a CDS encoding ECF transporter S component, producing MKNIHVKTKNLTKIAIMSSLICIATYLFKIPSINGYTHLGDCMIFISVLILGWKKGALAGGIGGALADFLGGYMQWVLPTFIIKICMGVIMGLMAERLFPKLKYGWLIGAFVGGAFQVAAYTLVKIPLAGWGYAISSFPTVTMQTISSIVIAFILGSTLLASGTIKKLKEI